In Methylomonas sp. AM2-LC, the genomic window AGAATTAGTGTGCGATGGATTTTCGGTCATGGATACACGAATGCTTTCTAAAAAAACCGCGCCATGTTTACGTACGCATGCAGGAGTGTTTAATTCACTGTGGATTGTAGTTTGTAAATCACTTAATTTTCTTCTCATAACGTCCTCCTAAAATAAAAAAAGGGCGTAACAAGATCCCAAAGGGCATCAAGTACGCCCAAAGGGTGTTAATTTAGACGTTTTCTCGCTTCATCTAAATTAGTTTTTCGAACAGAATCAGTACCTTTGTCCTTTTCGTCACCAGACGTTTGGTTTGATACTAGTGTTGATTGAGATTGAGATTGAGTTTGTGTTGCATTAGGAGCAATCAATTTTCCTTTTTCAAAATCATTTTTATTTTTGTTTAAAGCGTCGACCATAACATTTGCAAGCTCAGGATTGCGATTTGAGTTAATCCAGTCAATTGCACCTTGCCAAGAATTTTCGGTTATGCATCGTGTAGTTAATCTATCTAAAGTTTTGATATCTGTATTAGATAATTTAACAGGCTCTGAATTAATCACTTCCGCTTGAACATCGATAACAGAATTATCATTATCTTCCAATATTCGAAGTGCCTCATCTTCATCATATAAACCCGCAAATCCAAAAGCATATCTAGCGCATTGGATCAGTGACTTATGACGCATTATTCGCTTGGTATGAGTTTGCCATGGGCCATTTACTAGATAAGTCTGACCATTATTTTGATTTTTCTTTTCAAACGGTGCTCTATAAACCTCGTCCAAATACTCTTTAATACGGACGGGGTGATTCCTATCCTTTCTATAAAGAATACATTCCATCCATTCCGGAGAAGTTTTTCCGTTATCTGGTGTTAGCCAATTATTTGAATTTTCAAAATTCATACCATCCATCATTGGATGCTGATTAATAATCCGCAACCAACCGTCGATTGACACAACGGGAACAATACCATTGTTCTTATCAGGATAAGCAAAAATTTCCTTTGTAAATGGATTCAAACCATATTGGTCAGAAACAATGAGTAATGCTTGCATTTGCTCATCAGTCACCTCACCATCTTTGACTTTGAAAGCCGTGGATTTTAGAATTGAAAGCAATTTTTCTTCGCTTTCAATAGAAAATCGACTGCAAAACTTCGCAGCTAAAGTTTCTTTTAATTTTTCAGACTTTTTACCCGCAGCAGTTTCTGATGAATCTGCAGAAGGTTTTGTGGTGTTGGTTGTCATAAATTTTCTCCTTGAAGAAATATAATCAAGGAACATCATATGCCACAAGGGACAAAATAATGCCCTTGAAAAGGTGGATTAAATTAAATATAGAAAACGTTATCCTGTTTAGAAATCTTCATCTGGATTGAAATCATCGTAACTTGATGTAGCAGTCGTAGATGAGTTTGAATTCGATGGATTTTCAGCAGGTGAACTGTTATCTCTTTTGTGGAGTCTAACAATTTCAGCATGAATTTCAGTAGTATATCGATCACCACCATCATTATGCGTCCATTTTCGTGTGCGGGAAGGACCTTCGCAAAGAACCAGTTGGCCCTTTTTGACATAATCACGAACATAGTCGGCCGTTTTCCCAAATACAACAACATTGTGCCATTCGGTACGTTCGGTCCACTCGCCTGTATGTTTATCTTTATAGTGGTCAGTAGTTGCAACACTAAAATTTGCTACAGTCTTGCCACTAACAGGCAATACGCGAATATCAGGTTCTCTACCGATACGTCCAACAATTAGATGTTTGTTAAAGTACATATATCTCCAAACTAAAAGTAAAATCAGGAGATCATGATTTCCCAAGGGAAAAAGATCTCCCTTATGGGTAAAATGAAGCCTAAGCTTCGGTTAAATTGAATAATGTAGAAACTAAATTATTCAAATTCTAAGCGCAAAAAAGCATCAGAAAACTGAAACATTTTTGCAATAAGCTATCGCATCAAAAATGCATTCAAAAATTATTCGTTCTTTTAAGTGCTGAACTGGCACTGATTTTGAGCTCTCATAGAGAACCACAAAAAACTGGAATCGAAAAAATGTCTCAATCGCATTGATTGATATTATGCACATAGTTTAAACACAATGTTAAGATCGAAAGCATCTGTTTTCAGGATGCCTTTCATCTGGAATAAAAATATTTCCGCTCTTTAAAAAAGATGGGTTTAGTGTACTAACACACTTTCTAACATCAACTTCCGGATTTCGACTACCAGGAATAGCATTGTGTTTTTGGTGATGGAGGCATAATATCTAATTTATTTTCCCGAGAATATTCAGGAATTGATGGAAAAGGATCAATGCCAAATTTTTCTGATGCATCCTTAACGCTTATGACGGAATATATCTGGTCGCTAGTGTTAGGCGTCATGTAAACGGACGCCTTGTGAGTTGACGCATCAAAAATAGCTTTAAATAAACCAGATGGCACGATGACACGATTATTTATTTGTTGAATCTGATTACCATCAAAAAATGGTCCACTGACAACAAAAACATCATGGCCCAATAGCGCAAGATTTCGAGCTGCATTCCCCAATTTCAACCATACACCGATATTATTGGCATGATCCTGCGGCACCACATTAACCAATGAAGATACATCGGCCTGATCTTCAATTGAAGCCGCGTCTAGTGACGAAACTAAATGACCAAAATCGAATCCGGATTTCAAATAATCCGCAACTTCACTTCGTGCTTCAGGGGCTAGATTAGGATCAGGATGGGGATCGTCACGTTGTTTTAATTGACACGCGATGGATATACGATCCTTGGTCAAATGATTTGCCGACCATAAAGGAGTCCTTGTTAAGCCTGAAAAATATGACGCGTAATTTGGATAACAAACGTGCTGGGATAATTCTTTTAATCGTGGAGTTAAAATCTTAGGCATGCTGCCTTCAAAATAGTTTTGATTACAAAATTCGTCACCTGCTCTATTCTGTATGACGTCTTGAATCACTACATCTTGATCAGTTAAGGAATGACTGCTTGCTCCATCTAGCGCGTTCTGTCTAATACGATCAGTGAATTTTTCTGCAGATGCAGAGATTGCCAATGAATAGACAAAAAACCATAATGCCAAAATTAAAAATAATTTTTTACTCATAAAAGTTAAATGAATCCCGTTAAAAAATTTACAAACAAAACTTACATCATCAATAATCGAAATTAGATTAATAGATTCATTTTTTCTTTATATTTTGCATAGTTTTTAATTGAATTATTTGGGCAACTACCCACATAAATACAGTAATCAACAAAACCCAAGAGGACATATCATATAAAAAAATAGATGAATCAATCGTTCCTTTTATTCTCAAAATCATTCCTAATCCAAGAAATACCAAAAAAAATCGGTAAAACTTTTTTTGCGGCCCATATATCGATCTTTTTATTGACAATATAATGAAAATCAAAAAAGAGAATACAGCTAAAAAACCCATTAAATTCCCCGAAAAATGACTAAAGAACTGGAATCGATCAACGATTAGGCCGCAATTAATCGTGAAAAAAACGAACACTTCTCCATTTGTTCGAGACTTGTTACATTACATTTTTCAAGACCGGGGTTAGCCACAATAATGGCCAATGCTTTTGCCCTTGATATAGCAACATTTAATCGATTTATATCAAACAAGAAACTAAGTCCTCTACTTGATTCTTCTACATCTGAAACAGCCATTGAAATTATAACAACGGCACTTTCTTGGCCCTGAAATTTGTCAATAGTTCCAATTGAGAATCCTGGTAAATGTTCTTTTAACAGGTTAACTTGCATATTGAATGGCGAAATAATTAAAATATTATCATTGGTTATGGCATGTGACGCGCCATGCTTATCAACATACATACCAGTTTTTAGCTCATCTATCAGCAATTTAATTACCAATACTTCTTCTTGACTAGACTGACGATTTCCAATGTGCTCAGCATCCACTACTAAAATGCCGTTGCTAATGGATATCTTGTTTGGATTGGGAATGGCGATAATTTGTTTTTCATTGCCTTCCGCAGCCCGAAGTTTTCCTTCGTAAACTACTTCAGATAATGGTTCGCATACAGAAGGATTCATTCTGTATGTTTTATCCAAGAATATACCCTTGTCTTCTGGTATAACTGAGTGACCTGCCAGCATGTGCTCCAATGCAGACAATCCTGAATTACCAGGATGTGTGCCTTGAGTAGGACTCCCAAGTTGCATCTGATCACCCATTAATACAATTGATTTAGCCGCACCTGCCACAGCCAGTATATGTGCCAAAGCCGTTTGGCTAGATTCATCAACAAAAAGCACGTCTAATGGATGATCAAAAGCAATATCTGAAGCAAAAGTAAAGGCTGTGCCGCCTACCAAAGCAAATGAATGATAAGGATCTCTCTTGGTGAACATCATAGAAGATCGATAGATAAAATTAGGATAGTTTTCTTCTGGATACTTCTTGCGAAAATCATCCTGTTTACTTCCAAACCCACCAACCTTAGCAATAGATAGGTTGGGGCGTATTTTCAGAACAGAATCTAATAGATTCATGATTGCAGCATGACTATTGGACATTACACCTACACGCTTTCCAGACTCAACAAGGGCAGTAATAACATGGCTGGAAAAAAATGTTTTACCAGCGCCAGGGGGGCCTTGTATACACATTACGCTTTGATTTAGCGATTGTATAGATCGAATAACTGCGCTTAAATACTCATTATCCGTAATAAATCGCTCGTGATTGATAGGTAATATTGGAGATTGATCATTATTGTCCAGCACATTAAATGTAGGTTTATCTTGATTAAGAATCGTACTCACAACATCCGATTCATACATATCCAAAACCGCCTCCGCAACTTCGCACAAACGTGTTTCCATTTTTTCTGTATTGAGAAAGGGTTCGTCGGCGAACGCATGTAATTTACCACCAGGTACAGACTTCAATGCATCAACAGACTCCACAGAAAACTCAATCATATTGTTTTCAGAACATGGCAAAAAAACCGCAGCCTTAAATTTAACATCAGTGCCTTTAATTGTTCCTGTTGAGAATTTATCTTTTCGAATGGGTTGTCTAGGATCAAATTCGCACGTAACAGAAAACGTGGAATCAACCACTTGCTGAATATTTTTGATTACCAAACCGTTAATACATGTGTCATCATCAAATAAAGCTTCATCGGTTTTTTCTTGCCGCTCAAAAAATGCCCATATTTTAGGTTTATTTTCACGATTAAAATATCCAAGGACATCCATTGCCAATTGCACATGAGCTTGTGATTGCAAATACTCATCAGAAGAAAAACGTTTAAACAATTGCTCGTGCCATTCTTTTATATTTTTCTTTTTTTCTGCAGATTGAATTTGACGGACAGTTTTTTCCGTATCGGATTCTAGCTTATTTAATGGAGCGTAAGAAATACCCTCTTTTGTCTGTATATCACGCAACCAAGCACAGCAATCCAAGGTACTTTCACAGTCATCTATATTGTATTCTCGGATATCGTTTAATTCAGGCCACTTTTTCCAGTCAAAATTTTCTTGTAATTTTTCCCATTCAGCATATCCCTCGCTGCACCAACGATCAACACCACCCGATTGCCTCCACATTTCGTAAAAAACCACGGAATCGCCTCCATTGGCAACTTGAGTAGTACGCTTATCCCGATAAATATGCTCAAGGTTCTTTATAGAGTACTTGGGCTCACCTACAATTAAACTATTTGAAACGATTCTAAAAAGATCAACAAAAACACCGTTAGCTAAAAGCTCTGCGGTTTCTCTAATCCGTGTTTCATACTTAGTCGATAATCGACGCATAACCGATACTTCATAAGCCGCATAATGATAAATGTGCATTGTTTGATTACGCTGCCAACGGCTATAAGCCCAATCAACAAATTTCTCAAATGCAGCTTTTTCTTGGTCTGGCGTGTGGGCCCAGAAATCTTTAAATGCATACTTTTTACCTTTTTTTGTAACAGGACATTTGAATGTCACGCCCCATAAATATTCAAGGCCACGGTCATACAAAGGATGTCCTTCAACATCGAAATAGAGGTCGTGCGCAGATTCAGGGGGTAGGGTAGACAATCCTTTACCATTATCTATCGACAATACTTTAAATAATGGCTTTTTTAAACCTCGTGATGCAAACTGTATTTCAGCTTGCGCCTTCAGTTTTGACAATGACGCTGTCTGAAACCCTTTGATAGTAAAAGTATCTTCCAAGTTCGCTAGTTCAGTCAGGGTATTTACAGAAGCATCTCGCAATTTTTTAATTTGGCTTTTCCGAATTCCCGCCACCAAACCAAGGCTATCTGTTCGTTCCATCCATTCATTTGCAAATCCAGTCCAAGTCCCATTTTCACTGAAAAATGCAGGATCAGGCATTTGAGAAAAGTCAGGTATAAAGGTGATTTGCGCACCCAAAAATTCAGTTTTTAGGTTATTGAAAAAATTATAATATCTGGCAACTGAAAAGCGATCTTCCGTAAAATCACCCAGCATGATCACCGCATCCATAGGTCGCTTTTGCTGTATTTCTTCAAGCATCCAGCTATAACAGCAAAGCTGAATCAGGAAATAGGCTTGTGTAGTCTGAGATAGCTTACAATCCCAGGGTTCATATTGATAATCACCGAAACAAGAAGACCCCTGTTTTTTTACCAAAAAATCGGCACTACCTGAAAAACAATCACGAGCAAGCGCCGCTTGATAAATAAACGGAAAACCAGATTCCATAAACGCAATTGTTTGACGAATGCGTTCGGATTGATCATCCGCTTTAACAATAGCTACTGAGTCTACACCGTGGGTATCAACCAAGTGCCTCAAAAAATTATTTTCATGCAGATTACCTTTGTTTGCTAACAGGTTCATTAGTGGATCAACAGTTCTTTCAATTCCCGCAATCATTTCAGGGTGTTCAATGGAAAGTCGATCCATCCATGAAGCAAAGTTTGACCTCATAAATACAACAAGGTCTGATGGTGAGTAAATAATATTATTGGTTCTTTTGTACATGTCGTAAGAAATTTTCGCTTGATTGATGGGACCCATTAAAACATATTTACTTGAAAGCGTCAAACTATGATTGACTTACTGCAAAAACATCTTCGATTTTCAGTCAATCGCTGTTTGTCTATGAAAACTACGTAGGGGAGAATACGAGAGTGAGAAGTTCCATCCATGGATGGCTGACAGGCGTTCAATCTGCTAAGACATATAACAGGCACTCTTAGCCATTATTTTTAACAAAAAAAACCGCGCACTAAGGCGCGGCTTCTCTTTTGCATCCCACTAGGTGAGTAGCGGGATGTTGGCAATATTAAGCCAAACCGGTAACGATGCCGCCGATAATAGTAGGCGCATAATTCAAAGCTAACGCTATTGAAATGCCGATTACCACTGCTATGATAGATTGATTGACAACACCAGCGCCTAAACCGACCAAGAAAGCCGCTAAAGAAATTACTTGACCTAAAGTGCCTTGAGTCCAGTGTGTCAGTTTGGTATAGATGCTTGAAAAAGTCGTGTCGGTTCCGGCCATAGCATCTGTTGCCAGTGCCAGAGACAGTAGAGATGCGGCAATAACAGCTTTTTTGTTAAATTTCATATTGAATGCTCCAAAAGGATTTGCTTGATTTAATGTTGTTTGTTGCCCAATAAGGACATTTCTATTCTGAACAGGTAAATCGCTTTTGTTAATCTAGAAAGAATCGGTTTTCGTGGTGCCTTTTACTCGGAGAAGTGAATTGATGCATTTTTAGGCCACCTTTCGTTTTGATGAGTAAGTAAGTTTTAGATCAGTTATTTCAAAAATTATTAGTAGTGACATCCAAACCAAATTCTAAGCTAATAATTTTTAAAAAACGTCTGACTCTTTCAAGTATTAATGTTATACTGCATGTAAATTCAATTTGTGGAATTGTTTGTGAATCTAGTAAAAATAATTAGCGATGAATTCAAAGGGCCAAAAGCCTATAAAGCTGTTTATGCAGACGGATCAATTTCAATGAGCAAGTTTGAAGCGGAACATCTGGGTATAAAAATTGTTGCTCAATTTAATCAAAATACTTAAAGGTATGCTTATGCCAATTACTCAAGAATCAGTTGTTATTAACCATGATGAAATTAAAAGTTTTAAAGGTAGAGATGCAAAAATTAAGAGAGAAGCAGCGAGATTAGAAGCTGATCAGCGTTCGGTTGCAAAACGTTTACTGAAAATTCTTTATGATTTTGTAAAAGAAAATCCTGAACTTTATGAAATTTTTAAAGTTGAAACACATCCTGATGAAAAAGTTAAAGTTTCATATTCAAATGCAAAACAAGCTTATCGTGTTCAATTTGTAAAATGGTTTGGTGGCGATGCTAGCGAATATGTTTACATGATTCCAAAACTGTTATTGGATGACAAAGAGGCTTATAAGGTCTACAGAGAACAATATCTGAAAGAAGTTAGAGTAAAAGAAAAAGAGAAGCATGATAACTATTTAGCTTTGCGTTCAGCTAAAGAACTTTTTAATCTGTATGGCAGTAATGAAGCGCTTATAGCAAATGGATTTCAGGGTGTTGTAGATATTTTTGAGAAAAACAAGTCTGTAACATTAAATTTCTAACAAAGAAATCTTTGATAATTATCAAAAAGTAGACTTCTCCATGTCAAAACCTTTATTTATACCGCTTAGAAGCGAATATTATGAACAGTTTGCATCTGGAACGAAACGTGAAGAATTGCGGCGTTATGGGCCTCGCTGGAATGAAAAGACATGTGCAGTAGGAAGAGCGGTTGTTCTAAGCAAAGGCTATGGCAAGCAAAGCAGAATGTCTGGAAAAATATGGCAATTTAAAAAGCAGCGCGGTGACTTGTTTGGAAGCACTTATCGTAAAGCTATTTTAAATGTATTTGGGACATTGAACATCGAAATTGCCTGCATTTCTATAAATATACTAGACGAGGCACCGTCTTGATGATTAAGAAAATTCCTAGTCGATCTCCAAACAAAAAACTTTTTTCAGCAAAGAATTATTGAATCTTATGAAAAATTATTGTTGGCAGGAAAATATAAAGGAATTAAACATGTTAACCAAACAAGCAATCGATCTTGATTTGGACGGAGAGATTCAATCTGAATTTCTACCAATATCAATTAAAAGTATAAGCCTTGGTACTTCTTTAGAAAATAATAGCAATTCGTGCATTGATTTGCTGAATGTTGAATGTAACCTTTTTAGTCAAGCATTAATACTAGCAAAAGGAAATCGAGCGCGCGCAGCCCGAATGCTAGGAGTTTCAAGGAATAGAATGTCCGAATTTCAAAAACACATTTAACATTCTCAACAAGGAATGACTCCTAATTCGCTCAGATGCCAAGCGGGTTTTCTCGGAAATCTGAAAGGCCTCACGATAGGGCGTCGCCTACATGGATGTATGCGCTTGACCAGTAAACATTATTTTTTAACAAAAAACCGCGCACTAAGGCGCGGCTTCTCTTTTGCATCCCACTAGGTGAGTGGCGGGATGTTGGCAATATTAAGCCAAACCGGTAACGATGCCGCCGATAATAGTAGGCGCATAATTCAAAGCTAACGCTATTGAAATGCCGATTACCACTGCTACGATAGATTGATTGACAACACCAGCGCCTAAACCGACCAAGAAAGCCGCTAAAGA contains:
- the bet gene encoding phage recombination protein Bet translates to MTTNTTKPSADSSETAAGKKSEKLKETLAAKFCSRFSIESEEKLLSILKSTAFKVKDGEVTDEQMQALLIVSDQYGLNPFTKEIFAYPDKNNGIVPVVSIDGWLRIINQHPMMDGMNFENSNNWLTPDNGKTSPEWMECILYRKDRNHPVRIKEYLDEVYRAPFEKKNQNNGQTYLVNGPWQTHTKRIMRHKSLIQCARYAFGFAGLYDEDEALRILEDNDNSVIDVQAEVINSEPVKLSNTDIKTLDRLTTRCITENSWQGAIDWINSNRNPELANVMVDALNKNKNDFEKGKLIAPNATQTQSQSQSTLVSNQTSGDEKDKGTDSVRKTNLDEARKRLN
- the ssb gene encoding single-stranded DNA-binding protein; this encodes MYFNKHLIVGRIGREPDIRVLPVSGKTVANFSVATTDHYKDKHTGEWTERTEWHNVVVFGKTADYVRDYVKKGQLVLCEGPSRTRKWTHNDGGDRYTTEIHAEIVRLHKRDNSSPAENPSNSNSSTTATSSYDDFNPDEDF
- a CDS encoding DNA/RNA non-specific endonuclease, whose translation is MSKKLFLILALWFFVYSLAISASAEKFTDRIRQNALDGASSHSLTDQDVVIQDVIQNRAGDEFCNQNYFEGSMPKILTPRLKELSQHVCYPNYASYFSGLTRTPLWSANHLTKDRISIACQLKQRDDPHPDPNLAPEARSEVADYLKSGFDFGHLVSSLDAASIEDQADVSSLVNVVPQDHANNIGVWLKLGNAARNLALLGHDVFVVSGPFFDGNQIQQINNRVIVPSGLFKAIFDASTHKASVYMTPNTSDQIYSVISVKDASEKFGIDPFPSIPEYSRENKLDIMPPSPKTQCYSW
- a CDS encoding TM0106 family RecB-like putative nuclease, whose translation is MGPINQAKISYDMYKRTNNIIYSPSDLVVFMRSNFASWMDRLSIEHPEMIAGIERTVDPLMNLLANKGNLHENNFLRHLVDTHGVDSVAIVKADDQSERIRQTIAFMESGFPFIYQAALARDCFSGSADFLVKKQGSSCFGDYQYEPWDCKLSQTTQAYFLIQLCCYSWMLEEIQQKRPMDAVIMLGDFTEDRFSVARYYNFFNNLKTEFLGAQITFIPDFSQMPDPAFFSENGTWTGFANEWMERTDSLGLVAGIRKSQIKKLRDASVNTLTELANLEDTFTIKGFQTASLSKLKAQAEIQFASRGLKKPLFKVLSIDNGKGLSTLPPESAHDLYFDVEGHPLYDRGLEYLWGVTFKCPVTKKGKKYAFKDFWAHTPDQEKAAFEKFVDWAYSRWQRNQTMHIYHYAAYEVSVMRRLSTKYETRIRETAELLANGVFVDLFRIVSNSLIVGEPKYSIKNLEHIYRDKRTTQVANGGDSVVFYEMWRQSGGVDRWCSEGYAEWEKLQENFDWKKWPELNDIREYNIDDCESTLDCCAWLRDIQTKEGISYAPLNKLESDTEKTVRQIQSAEKKKNIKEWHEQLFKRFSSDEYLQSQAHVQLAMDVLGYFNRENKPKIWAFFERQEKTDEALFDDDTCINGLVIKNIQQVVDSTFSVTCEFDPRQPIRKDKFSTGTIKGTDVKFKAAVFLPCSENNMIEFSVESVDALKSVPGGKLHAFADEPFLNTEKMETRLCEVAEAVLDMYESDVVSTILNQDKPTFNVLDNNDQSPILPINHERFITDNEYLSAVIRSIQSLNQSVMCIQGPPGAGKTFFSSHVITALVESGKRVGVMSNSHAAIMNLLDSVLKIRPNLSIAKVGGFGSKQDDFRKKYPEENYPNFIYRSSMMFTKRDPYHSFALVGGTAFTFASDIAFDHPLDVLFVDESSQTALAHILAVAGAAKSIVLMGDQMQLGSPTQGTHPGNSGLSALEHMLAGHSVIPEDKGIFLDKTYRMNPSVCEPLSEVVYEGKLRAAEGNEKQIIAIPNPNKISISNGILVVDAEHIGNRQSSQEEVLVIKLLIDELKTGMYVDKHGASHAITNDNILIISPFNMQVNLLKEHLPGFSIGTIDKFQGQESAVVIISMAVSDVEESSRGLSFLFDINRLNVAISRAKALAIIVANPGLEKCNVTSLEQMEKCSFFSRLIAA
- the traA gene encoding TraA family conjugative transfer protein; translation: MKFNKKAVIAASLLSLALATDAMAGTDTTFSSIYTKLTHWTQGTLGQVISLAAFLVGLGAGVVNQSIIAVVIGISIALALNYAPTIIGGIVTGLA
- a CDS encoding helix-turn-helix domain-containing protein, with product MLTKQAIDLDLDGEIQSEFLPISIKSISLGTSLENNSNSCIDLLNVECNLFSQALILAKGNRARAARMLGVSRNRMSEFQKHI